A stretch of DNA from Cryptomeria japonica chromosome 4, Sugi_1.0, whole genome shotgun sequence:
gatgagacaacttacagaagtattgtggggaatttgatgtttctaatccacacgaggcctgatattgcctattcagtttcacttgtttcaaggtatatgacaaatccatctgaaatacatatgaaggtagccaagaggattttgaggtatgtgaaagggaatttaagttttggtatgcattactactcttctaaaaagttcaatctagtaggctttagtgattcagattggggaggtagtatggatgacagTAAATCTACAtctagaaattgtttttcttttggttctggtttgattacctagagctcaaaaaagcaaagtattgttgccctctcatctacagagCCGAGTATGTTGCAATTACTTCAGcaagtacacaagctctttggctcagaaaagttttagaagaaattggagaaaaacaaattcagcctacagtaatttatcgtgacaatgtgagtgccatcaagttagctaagaatccggttcatcacaACAGaaaaaagcattttgatttgaaatatcacttcatacgagatttggtgcagaagaaggatgttgaattgaagcacatcaacacccaggatcagctagcagatatattcaccatagcggttgcgaaagctcagtttatagcactacgagataagattgtgagccctctcaacatcaagggggagtatgttgataactgatgcttctctagcatgcagctagattaatttagttaatagttttttgtttattaatgcaaataaagcatgtactccagcatgcattaatccttaggattatttttagttttgttttttgcatgagtttgtttttagtaaataaagcatgttgtgcatgcacttattgtattcttaatttagggagtatgttttttttagtttgagagcttTAGTAGTTTTCCAttcaatgctaggaatatatttagaactgcagttattatttattcttctagattgcaaattctctatatatacagcctctatgtaattttttaattaagcttcaataaagaaattggtgtgtgcaattccaaaaaataggattgttgttattgtgttttctttgttatttaattttatCAATCAGTTGACTGTGAGGAGACATAGTAGTTTCAGATTCTAGAAGAACATCCCAACAATACTATGGGATTTAAGAACATTCTAAACCTTTTTTCCTCCCATTTTGTGCATTCTTAATGCCCTCATTCCTTAAAGTTTGATTTCAAACATTTTTACACAATTAAAGGACAAATCATTCACGAAACCACATCTCATGATCTGCCATTGGACACCATTCTCCCACTCATGTTTCCATTTTTTAAGCATTCCCATTATTCGGATAGGATTATGCATGCTATCGTTTCGTAAAATTTAATCAACTTTCCAATCCCACTTTTCTCTATCCTCTCCTAAACTTAAAATGACAATTTATGAATTAATGCAGCGTTAAACTTGAAAATGAAGTCAAGAGGAGCAATACATTACCATGTAATTTGTAGCGATACGTCGCCATAtaacttttttccatttttttcaagCTAAAGCTTACATTCATATGGCAACTACTATCTCATCAAAGAATCAAGAAAAAGTTTTACAATAAAAATAACACCTGTACTCTGGAAAAATATTTACAATCTCTTCGGACCACACAATAAATGTAATTACACCACGATGACTCAAATACTAAGTAAGTCGCAAACCGCCTAAATATGAACAGTTAAAGGGAATAATGAGGCAACAATAACAAACAACACTATACAAATATATATCTTTATAGCAGAGCTCTCAGACAGCATTTAGAACAGCAGCAGAAAGAAATTAACGTGACCCACGTTTAGCACCACCATCTGGGACGGGAGGAACCACCTCACGAGTTACAATATCGAGAATACCATCCCCAACATCTTCGCCAAGTCCTTCTACAAGTCCATCCACAAAGATCCGAACAACCTGAGAAGCATAACGAGCAGCCCTTGCAACCCTGCTCATCTTAGGCGGCGCACTGATTCCCTGCGCCTGGAGCCCATTTATGACACCTTTTGCACAGAGAGCATGGAGATAGAATTCGCAGGGAACGCAGTAATATACCCAGGTGGTACCCTTTTTGTTGCATGCATTGCATGTGTAAGGGGAGTTGTTGGGTAATGGGGAGGCAGATAAGAGCTTGAGGGAGTGCTGAGGATGTTCCTTCACGCTGAGCTCGGGAGGAAGTTGCAAGCAGCAGGGATGAATGCAGAATGAGCAGATTGAGCAGCGGAAAGCGGAACCGTTGGTCGCTTTTCCACAAACCCCGCATTTGGGCTTTTTCAGTCCAGCTGGTTTGTTATGGAAGACGAGCTGGTGCTGCGTGTGGTATGGGTGGATGGCCGTGGGTGGAGCCTTCGCACAGAATTCGTGCATGTTGAACTTGCAGTTGTTACACCTGTGTCAAGAAAACAGAA
This window harbors:
- the LOC131047701 gene encoding protein VACUOLELESS GAMETOPHYTES is translated as MANLQMVPKVGEEIQHSSHPQHPLSLVFAQSLYTCSGCREYGAGLRYRCNNCKFNMHEFCAKAPPTAIHPYHTQHQLVFHNKPAGLKKPKCGVCGKATNGSAFRCSICSFCIHPCCLQLPPELSVKEHPQHSLKLLSASPLPNNSPYTCNACNKKGTTWVYYCVPCEFYLHALCAKGVINGLQAQGISAPPKMSRVARAARYASQVVRIFVDGLVEGLGEDVGDGILDIVTREVVPPVPDGGAKRGSR